A DNA window from Dama dama isolate Ldn47 chromosome 19, ASM3311817v1, whole genome shotgun sequence contains the following coding sequences:
- the LOC133073925 gene encoding LOW QUALITY PROTEIN: glycine dehydrogenase (decarboxylating), mitochondrial-like (The sequence of the model RefSeq protein was modified relative to this genomic sequence to represent the inferred CDS: substituted 5 bases at 5 genomic stop codons) yields MQTCAKACGLRLGCGVGGGRRLAGEAGPRWTPRGRDRSSSGGDSGGAGASRLLDRLLPRHDFARRHIGPGDKDQKEMLQTLGLASVDELIEKTIPASIRLKRPLKMDDPVCENEILATLHAISNKNQIWRSYIGMGYYNCSVPQTILRNLLENSGWITQYTQYQPEVSQGRLESLLNYQTTVCDITGLDMANASLLDEATAAAEAMQLCHRQNKRRKFFVDPHCHPQAIAVVQTRAKYSGELIELKLPHEMDFSCKDVSGVLFQYPDTDGKVEDFTELVERAQEAGSLAXCATDLLALCILRPPGEFGVDIALGSSQRFGVPLGYGGPHAAFFVVRENLVRMMPGRMVGVTRDVSGKEVYRLSLQTREQHIQRDKATSNICTAQALLANMAVMFAIYHGSRGLEHIARRVHNATLILSEGLKRAGHQLQHLFFDTLKIHCGCSVKEVLGQAAQRQINTRLFEDGTLGISLDVTVSEKDLDDLFWIFGCESSAELVAESMGEEWRGILGTAFKRTSPFLTHQVFNSYHSKTNIVXYMKRLENKDISLVHSMIPLGSCTMKLNSSSELMPITWKEFANIHPFVPLDQAQGYQQLFRELEKDLCELTGYDRISFQPNNRAQGEXAGLASIRAYLDAKGETHRSVCLIPKYAHGTNPASAHMAGMKIQPVEVDKYGNIDAAHLKAMVDKHKENLAAIMITYPSTNGVFEETIGDVCDLIHQYGGQVYVDGANMNAQVGLCRPGDFGSDVSHLNLHKTFCIPHGGGGPGMGPIGVKKHLVPFLPNHPIISVKPSEDAQALGTVSTAPWGSSCILPISWAYIKMMGGKGLKQATEIAILNANYMAKXLEKHYRVLFRGARGYVAHECILDTRPFKKSANIEAVDVAKRLQDYGYHAPTMSWPVAGTLMIEPTEPEDKVELDRFCDAMISIXQEIADSEEGHIDPRVNPLKMSPHSLTCVTSSHWDRPYSREVAAFPLPFVKPENKFWPTISRIDDIYGNQHLVCTCPPMGVYESPFSEQKRASS; encoded by the coding sequence ATGCAGACATGCGCCAAGGCCTGCGGGCTGCGTCTGGGTTGCGGAGTCGGGGGCGGCCGCCGCCTGGCTGGAGAAGCGGGTCCCCGGTGGACGCCGCGGGGCCGTGACAGAAGTAGCAGCGGCGGGGATAGCGGCGGGGCCGGGGCCTCGCGCCTCCTTGACCGCCTCCTCCCCAGACACGACTTCGCTCGGAGACATATCGGCCCCGGGGACAAAGACCAGAAGGAGATGCTACAGACCCTGGGGCTGGCGAGCGTTGATGAACTGATCGAGAAGACCATCCCTGCCAGCATCCGCCTGAAAAGACCCTTGAAAATGGATGACCCTGTCTGTGAAAATGAAATCCTTGCAACTCTGCATGCCATTTCCAACAAGAATCAGATCTGGAGATCGTATATTGGCATGGGCTATTATAACTGCTCAGTACCACAGACAATTTTGCGGAACTTACTGGAGAACTCAGGATGGATCACCCAGTATACTCAGTACCAGCCAGAGGTGTCTCAGGGGAGACTGGAGAGTTTACTCAACTACCAGACCACGGTGTGTGACATCACAGGCTTGGACATGGCTAATGCATCCCTGCTGGATGAGGCCACCGCGGCTGCAGAGGCAATGCAGCTCTGCCACAGGCAGAACAAGAGGAGGAAGTTTTTTGTTGACCCCCATTGCCACCCACAAGCAATTGCTGTCGTCCAAACTCGAGCCAAGTATTCTGGAGAGCTCATTGAGCTGAAGTTACCCCATGAAATGGACTTCAGCTGCAAAGATGTCAGTGGAGTGCTGTTCCAGTACCCAGACACTGATGGGAAGGTGGAGGACTTCACGGAGCTAGTAGAGAGAGCCCAGGAGGCTGGGAGCTTGGCCTGATGTGCTACTGACCTTTTAGCTCTGTGCATCCTGAGGCCTCCTGGAGAATTTGGGGTAGACATCGCCCTGGGCAGCTCACAGAGATTTGGGGTGCCTCTGGGCTATGGTGGACCACATGCAGCCTTTTTTGTTGTCAGAGAAAACTTGGTGAGGATGATGCCTGGAAGAATGGTGGGGGTAACGAGAGATGTCAGTGGAAAAGAAGTGTATCGTCTGTCTCTTCAAACCAGGGAGCAACACATCCAGAGAGACAAGGCTACCAGCAACATCTGTACAGCTCAGGCTCTCCTGGCGAATATGGCTGTGATGTTTGCAATCTACCATGGGTCCCGTGGGCTGGAACATATTGCTAGGAGGGTGCATAATGCCACTTTGATTTTGTCTGAAGGTCTCAAGCGAGCAGGGCACCAACTGCAGCACTtgttttttgacactttgaagatTCATTGTGGCTGCTCAGTGAAGGAGGTCTTGGGCCAGGCCGCTCAGCGACAAATAAATACGCGGCTCTTTGAGGATGGAacacttggtatttctcttgatgtaACAGTCAGTGAAAAAGATCTGGATGACTTGTTTTGGATCTTTGGCTGTGAGTCGTCTGCAGAGCTGGTTGCTGAAAGCATGGGTGAGGAGTGGAGAGGTATTCTAGGGACTGCCTTCAAGAGGACTAGCCCGTTCCTCACACATCAAGTGTTCAACAGCTATCattcaaaaacaaatattgtctgatacatgaagagactggaaaacaAAGACATTTCCCTCGTTCATAGCATGATTCCACTGGGGTCCTGTACGATGAAGCTCAACAGTTCATCTGAACTCATGCCTATCACATGGAAAGAATTTGCAAACATCCACCCCTTTGTGCCTCTGGACCAAGCTCAAGGGTACCAGCAACTTTTCCGAGAACTCGAGAAGGATTTGTGTGAACTCACTGGCTATGATCGAATCTCTTTCCAGCCTAACAACAGAGCCCAGGGGGAATAAGCCGGACTGGCCTCTATCCGAGCCTACTTAGATGCGAAAGGAGAGACACACAGATCGGTTTGCCTCATCCCAAAATATGCACATGGGACCAATCCTGCAAGTGCCCACATGGCGGGCATGAAGATTCAGCCTGTGGAGGTGGATAAATATGGGAACATCGATGCAGCTCACCTCAAGGCTATGGTGGATAAACACAAGGAGAACTTGGCAGCCATCATGATTACATACCCATCCACCAATGGAGTGTTTGAAGAAACCATTGGAGACGTGTGTGACCTGATCCACCAATACGGAGGACAGGTCTACGTGGATGGAGCAAACATGAATGCTCAGGTGGGACTCTGTCGTCCAGGAGACTTTGGGTCTGATGTCTCACATCTTAATCTTCACAAGACCTTCTGCATTCCCCATGGAGGTGGCGGCCCTGGCATGGGGCCCATTGGAGTGAAGAAGCATCTTGTTCCTTTTCTGCCTAATCATCCCATCATTTCGGTAAAACCAAGTGAAGATGCCCAGGCTTTGGGCACCGTCAGCACAGCCCCATGGGGCTCCAGTTGCATCTTGCCCATTTCATGGGCTTATATTAAGATGATGGGAGGCAAGGGCCTTAAACAGGCCACAGAAATTGCTATTTTGAATGCAAACTACATGGCCAAGTGATTAGAAAAGCACTACAGAGTCCTTTTCCGGGGTGCAAGAGGATATGTGGCTCATGAATGTATTTTGGATACAAGACCcttcaaaaagtctgcaaatattGAGGCCGTGGATGTGGCCAAGAGGCTTCAAGATTATGGATATCATGCCCCCACCATGTCCTGGCCGGTGGCAGGCACTCTCATGATTGAGCCCACCGAGCCCGAAGACAAGGTGGAGCTGGACAGATTCTGCGATGCCATGATCAGCATCTGACAGGAAATTGCCGACAGTGAGGAGGGCCACATCGACCCCAGGGTCAACCCACTGAAGATGTCTCCACACTCCTTGACCTGTGTCACATCCTCCCACTGGGATCGGCCGTATTCCAGAGAGGTGGCAGCATTCCCACTTCCCTTTGtgaaaccagagaacaaattctgGCCAACCATCTCCCGGATTGATGACATCTATGGAAACCAGCACCTGGTCTGTACCTGTCCCCCCATGGGTGTTTACGAGTCCCCGTTTTCTGAGCAGAAGAGGGCCTCTTCTTAG